A single window of Xiphophorus hellerii strain 12219 chromosome 12, Xiphophorus_hellerii-4.1, whole genome shotgun sequence DNA harbors:
- the LOC116729865 gene encoding ATP synthase subunit alpha, mitochondrial-like translates to MLSVRVAAALVRSLPRRAGFVSKTLPAACVGVNHIHTQRPWLQKTGTAEVSSILEEKIMGADTSADLEETGRVLSIGDGIARVYGLRNVQAEEMVEFSSGLKGMSLNLEPDNVGVVVFGNDKLIKEGDIVKRTGAIVDVPVGEELLGRVVDALGNAIDGKGPLGSKTRRRVGLKAPGIIPRISVREPMQTGIKAVDSLVPIGRGQRELIIGDRQTGKTAIAIDTIINQKRFNDGTDEKKKLYCIYVAIGQKRSTVAQLVKRLTDADAMKYTIVVSATASDAAPLQYLAPYSGCSMGEYFRDNGKHALIIYDDLSKQAVAYRQMSLLLRRPPGREAYPGDVFYLHSRLLERAAKMNDNFGGGSLTALPVIETQAGDVSAYIPTNVISITDGQIFLETELFYKGIRPAINVGLSVSRVGSAAQTRAMKQVAGTMKLELAQYREVAAFAQFGSDLDAATQQLLNRGVRLTELLKQGQYSPMAIEEQVTVIYAGVRGHLDKMEPSKITRFEKAFLQHILSQQQDLLSAIKADGKISEASDAKLKQIVLNFLSSFE, encoded by the exons ATGTTATCCGTGAGAGTTGCAGCAGCTTTGGTCAGGAGCCTGCCCAGGAGAGCTGGATTT GTGTCCAAGACGCTCCCGGCCGCCTGCGTGGGGGTCAACCACATCCACACACAGAGACCATGGCTGCAGAAGACAG GCACAGCTGAGGTCTCTTCCATCCTGGAGGAGAAGATCATGGGTGCCGACACCTCCGCTGACCTTGAGGAGACGGGCCGTGTGCTGTCCATTGGTGACGGTATCGCCAGAGTGTACGGCCTGAGGAACGTCCAGGCTGAAGAGATGGTGGAATTCTCCTCTGGACTCAAA GGCATGTCTCTGAACTTGGAGCCTGACAACGTTGGTGTCGTGGTGTTTGGTAACGACAAGCTGATCAAGGAGGGCGACATTGTGAAGAGAACTGGAGCCATCGTGGATGTTCCTGTGGGCGAGGAGCTGCTGGGCCGTGTGGTGGATGCTCTGGGAAACGCCATCGATGGAAAG GGTCCTCTGGGTTCAAAGACCCGCAGACGTGTTGGTCTGAAGGCTCCAGGTATCATCCCCCGTATCTCAGTGAGGGAGCCGATGCAGACTGGAATCAAGGCTGTGGACAGCCTGGTGCCCATCGGCCGTGGCCAGCGTGAGCTGATCATCGGAGACAGGCAGACTGG CAAAACCGCCATCGCCATCGACACCATCATCAACCAGAAGCGCTTCAACGACGGAACCGACGAGAAGAAGAAGCTGTACTGCATCTACGTTGCTATTGGCCAGAAGAGGTCCACCGTGGCTCAGCTGGTGAAGAGGCTGACTGACGCTGACGCCATGAAGTACACCATCGTTGTGTCTGCCACCGCCTCTGATGCCGCTCCGCTGCAGTACCTCGCTCCTTACTCTGGCTGCTCCATGGGAGAATACTTCAGAGACAACGGCAAACACGCCCTGATCATCTACGACGATCTGTCCAAGCAG GCTGTTGCCTACCGTCAGATGTCTCTGCTGCTGCGCCGCCCTCCAGGTCGTGAGGCGTACCCTGGCGACGTCTTCTACCTGCATTCCCGTCTGCTGGAGAGAGCAGCCAAGATGAACGACAACTTTGGAGGCGGCTCCCTCACCGCGCTGCCCGTCATCGAGACCCAGGCCGGAGACGTGTCTGCCTACATCCCCACAAACGTGATCTCCATCACAGACGGACAG atcTTCTTGGAGACTGAGCTGTTCTACAAGGGTATCCGTCCAGCCATCAACGTGGGTCTGTCTGTGTCCAGAGTGGGTTCTGCTGCCCAGACCAGAGCCATGAAGCAG GTGGCTGGTACCATGAAGCTGGAGTTGGCTCAGTACCGTGAGGTGGCTGCCTTCGCTCAGTTCGGTTCTGACCTGGACGCCGCCACCCAGCAGCTGCTCAATAGAGGCGTCAGGCTCACTGAGCTGCTGAAGCAGGGACAGTACT CTCCCATGGCCATTGAGGAGCAGGTAACGGTCATCTACGCCGGCGTCAGAGGACACCTGGACAAGATGGAGCCCAGCAAGATCACAAGGTTTGAGAAGGCATTCCTGCAGCATATCCTCAGCCAGCAGCAGGACCTGCTCTCTGCAATCAA ggCCGATGGAAAGATCTCAGAGGCATCAGATGCTAAACTGAAGCAGATTGTATTGAACTTCCTGTCCAGTTTTGAGTAA
- the ark2cb gene encoding E3 ubiquitin-protein ligase RNF165 isoform X1: MVLVHVGYLVLPVFGSVRNRGSHFNRQQQQQQQHSHATSCRHFQLGPQAPLPMDFPMPHPGQPQSGMNPHLAPPGHQHGPPLHPPLNPLPAPQFQDIPGPPFLPQALHQQYLLQQQILEAQHRHILPPSSRRTPERVPHQPHRLRPGYEFGPPLHVPPQPVVQQPRYLAEGTDWDLSVDAGLPPHQYHIHPLPQHYQHYLTSPRMHHFPRNNASTQVVVHEIRNYPYPQLHLLALQSLNPSRHASAVRESYEELLQLEDRLGSVNRGAVQTTIERFTFPHKYKKRIPQDLKMCLDDEELDTDEKCTICLSMLEDGEDVRRLPCMHLFHQACVDQWLATSRKCPICRVDIETQLTPDS; this comes from the exons ATGGTGTTAGTGCATGTAGGATATCTGGTTCTTCCCGTATTCGGCTCAGTAAGAAACAGAG GATCCCATTTTAaccggcagcagcagcaacagcagcagcacagccATGCTACCTCTTGCCGGCACTTCCAGTTAGGTCCTCAGGCCCCTCTGCCCATGGACTTCCCAATGCCCCATCCAGGGCAACCGCAGTCAGGCATGAATCCCCACCTGGCCCCTCCTGGCCACCAGCACGGTCCTCCGCTCCACCCACCTCTCAACCCACTGCCCGCTCCGCAATTCCAGGACATCCCCGGCCCGCCCTTCCTACCTCAGGCATTACACCAGCAATacctcctccagcagcagatcCTCGAGGCTCAGCACCGACACATTCTGCCGCCATCCAG TAGACGCACCCCAGAGAGAGTCCCTCACCAGCCACACAGACTGCGACCAGGCTATGAGTTTGGTCCTCCTCTTCATGTCCCTCCTCAGCCAGTGGTGCAGCAGCCTCGCTACCTGGCTGAGGGGACCGACTG GGATCTCAGTGTGGATGCCGGGCTGCCCCCTCACCAGTACCACATCCACCCGCTGCCGCAGCACTATCAGCACTACTTGACCTCCCCCAGGATGCACCACTTCCCCAGAAACAATGCCTCAACACAAGTG GTCGTCCATGAGATCAGAAACTACCCGTATCCCCAGTTGCACTTGCTGGCTCTGCAGAGTCTCAACCCTTCCCGGCACGCCTCTGCCGTCAGAGAGAGCTATGAG GAGCTTCTGCAGCTGGAGGACAGACTGGGCAGCGTGAATCGTGGAGCCGTCCAAACCACCATCGAGAGATTCACTTTCCCCCACAAGTACAAAAAG AGAATACCGCAGGACCTGAAGATGTGTCTGGATGACGAGGAGCTGGACACAGATGAGAAATGCACCATTTGTCTGTCGATGCTGGAAGATGGAGAGGATGTAAG GAGATTACCCTGCATGCACCTTTTCCACCAGGCCTGTGTGGACCAGTGGCTGGCCACCAGCAGGAAATGCCCCATCTGCAGAGTGGACATCGAGACCCAGCTGACTCCTGACAGTTGA
- the ark2cb gene encoding E3 ubiquitin-protein ligase RNF165 isoform X2 has product MDFPMPHPGQPQSGMNPHLAPPGHQHGPPLHPPLNPLPAPQFQDIPGPPFLPQALHQQYLLQQQILEAQHRHILPPSSRRTPERVPHQPHRLRPGYEFGPPLHVPPQPVVQQPRYLAEGTDWDLSVDAGLPPHQYHIHPLPQHYQHYLTSPRMHHFPRNNASTQVVVHEIRNYPYPQLHLLALQSLNPSRHASAVRESYEELLQLEDRLGSVNRGAVQTTIERFTFPHKYKKRIPQDLKMCLDDEELDTDEKCTICLSMLEDGEDVRRLPCMHLFHQACVDQWLATSRKCPICRVDIETQLTPDS; this is encoded by the exons ATGGACTTCCCAATGCCCCATCCAGGGCAACCGCAGTCAGGCATGAATCCCCACCTGGCCCCTCCTGGCCACCAGCACGGTCCTCCGCTCCACCCACCTCTCAACCCACTGCCCGCTCCGCAATTCCAGGACATCCCCGGCCCGCCCTTCCTACCTCAGGCATTACACCAGCAATacctcctccagcagcagatcCTCGAGGCTCAGCACCGACACATTCTGCCGCCATCCAG TAGACGCACCCCAGAGAGAGTCCCTCACCAGCCACACAGACTGCGACCAGGCTATGAGTTTGGTCCTCCTCTTCATGTCCCTCCTCAGCCAGTGGTGCAGCAGCCTCGCTACCTGGCTGAGGGGACCGACTG GGATCTCAGTGTGGATGCCGGGCTGCCCCCTCACCAGTACCACATCCACCCGCTGCCGCAGCACTATCAGCACTACTTGACCTCCCCCAGGATGCACCACTTCCCCAGAAACAATGCCTCAACACAAGTG GTCGTCCATGAGATCAGAAACTACCCGTATCCCCAGTTGCACTTGCTGGCTCTGCAGAGTCTCAACCCTTCCCGGCACGCCTCTGCCGTCAGAGAGAGCTATGAG GAGCTTCTGCAGCTGGAGGACAGACTGGGCAGCGTGAATCGTGGAGCCGTCCAAACCACCATCGAGAGATTCACTTTCCCCCACAAGTACAAAAAG AGAATACCGCAGGACCTGAAGATGTGTCTGGATGACGAGGAGCTGGACACAGATGAGAAATGCACCATTTGTCTGTCGATGCTGGAAGATGGAGAGGATGTAAG GAGATTACCCTGCATGCACCTTTTCCACCAGGCCTGTGTGGACCAGTGGCTGGCCACCAGCAGGAAATGCCCCATCTGCAGAGTGGACATCGAGACCCAGCTGACTCCTGACAGTTGA